The Sulfurihydrogenibium sp. YO3AOP1 genome has a window encoding:
- the oadA gene encoding sodium-extruding oxaloacetate decarboxylase subunit alpha, whose translation MTKRIIEFTDVTLRDGQQSLLATRVRTDDLLPALEKLDDAGFWSLEVWGGATFDVCLRYLKEDPWDRLKKFKQAAKNTKLEMLLRGQNLVGYRHYPDDVVEAFVKKAAENGIDVFRIFDALNDVRNMEVAISVAKECRKIVKGVLSYTISPIHTVDYYINVARQLKDLGVDIISIKDQAGILSPKVAFELVSRLKEEIKLPVHVHAQSTAALAEMTLLKSVEAGADIIDTDVSTWSWLTAHPPCETMVYALKEFGYEVKVDVDIVLEVAEYLKEVRKKYAKYDTADKWPDTQVLIHQIPGGMMSNFINQLKENNALDKLDEVKKEVALVREDLGYPPLVTPTSQIVGTQALLNVLQGERYKVVTKETKDYVKGLYGRPPAPIKPDVMKKIIGDETPIQVRPADLLEPELDKCTQKAYENGARNEEDVLSYCLFPQVAIEFFQWREKFEKGEALPPEIEEIKFEETKNLAPIEFNITVHGEQYHVRIAGVGSPVENRKPYFIRIDGRLEEVIVQPITVIEVGATAETLPLPEGGKAVFGRPKAVGVGDVSSPMPGKVVSIKVNVGDRVKRGDVLLTVEAMKMENEIHSPIDGTVSEIFVKVGDSVNPDECLVRVSPE comes from the coding sequence ATGACAAAAAGAATAATAGAGTTTACAGATGTTACACTTAGAGATGGTCAGCAAAGCTTACTTGCTACAAGAGTTAGAACCGATGACTTACTTCCAGCATTAGAAAAATTAGATGATGCTGGTTTTTGGTCGTTAGAAGTATGGGGTGGTGCAACTTTTGACGTTTGCTTAAGATATTTAAAAGAAGACCCTTGGGATAGGCTTAAAAAGTTTAAGCAAGCGGCAAAAAATACTAAGCTTGAGATGCTACTTAGGGGTCAAAATTTAGTAGGTTATAGACACTATCCGGATGATGTAGTAGAAGCATTTGTTAAAAAGGCTGCTGAAAATGGAATAGATGTTTTTAGAATTTTTGATGCTTTAAACGATGTAAGAAATATGGAAGTAGCTATATCTGTTGCAAAAGAATGCAGAAAAATAGTAAAAGGCGTTCTTTCTTATACAATAAGCCCAATTCATACAGTAGATTATTATATTAACGTTGCAAGACAGCTTAAAGATTTAGGTGTAGATATTATTAGCATAAAAGATCAAGCTGGAATACTATCTCCTAAGGTTGCCTTTGAATTGGTTTCAAGACTAAAAGAAGAAATAAAACTTCCTGTCCATGTTCATGCACAATCAACCGCAGCATTGGCAGAAATGACACTCTTAAAATCAGTAGAAGCTGGAGCTGACATTATTGATACAGATGTTTCTACATGGTCTTGGCTTACAGCCCACCCCCCTTGCGAGACGATGGTATACGCATTAAAAGAGTTTGGTTATGAAGTTAAAGTAGATGTAGACATTGTTTTAGAAGTAGCAGAGTACTTAAAAGAAGTAAGAAAAAAATATGCTAAATACGATACAGCTGATAAATGGCCAGATACACAAGTATTAATACACCAAATCCCCGGCGGAATGATGTCAAACTTTATAAATCAACTTAAAGAAAATAATGCGCTTGATAAACTTGACGAAGTTAAGAAAGAGGTTGCATTAGTGAGAGAAGACCTTGGATATCCACCGCTTGTAACACCAACAAGTCAGATAGTAGGAACACAAGCACTTTTAAACGTATTGCAGGGAGAAAGATATAAAGTTGTTACGAAAGAGACAAAAGACTATGTGAAAGGTCTTTACGGAAGACCACCGGCACCGATAAAACCGGATGTTATGAAGAAAATAATCGGAGATGAAACACCAATCCAAGTAAGACCTGCAGATTTATTAGAACCAGAGCTTGATAAGTGTACACAAAAAGCTTACGAAAACGGTGCAAGAAATGAAGAAGATGTTCTTTCTTACTGCCTATTCCCACAAGTAGCCATAGAGTTTTTCCAATGGAGAGAAAAATTTGAAAAAGGCGAAGCTCTTCCACCAGAAATAGAAGAAATAAAATTTGAAGAGACTAAGAACTTAGCACCGATAGAATTTAACATCACAGTACACGGCGAACAGTACCATGTGAGAATTGCAGGGGTTGGTAGTCCGGTAGAAAATAGAAAACCATACTTTATAAGAATAGATGGAAGGTTAGAAGAAGTAATTGTTCAACCGATAACGGTCATCGAGGTTGGTGCCACAGCAGAAACTTTGCCGTTGCCAGAAGGTGGTAAAGCAGTTTTTGGAAGACCAAAAGCTGTAGGTGTTGGAGATGTAAGTTCTCCAATGCCTGGCAAGGTGGTATCAATAAAAGTCAACGTAGGAGACAGGGTTAAAAGAGGAGATGTACTGCTTACAGTAGAGGCTATGAAGATGGAAAATGAAATCCATTCACCAATAGATGGAACTGTAAGCGAAATATTTGTTAAAGTTGGAGATAGTGTAAATCCTGACGAATGTTTAGTAAGAGTCTCTCCAGAATAA
- a CDS encoding phosphoribosyltransferase family protein: MFRDREEAGKLLSELLKKYGVDKENTVILAIPRGGVPVAYEVSKKLGIPFSLVITKKLAPLREPEAAFGAIAPDGSQVIDEVYMKYMGVSSSELEIVRENALKEIKNRIIKYLNGKDPSLEGKDVIIIDDGIATGYTAIAASMYVKNKGANNVYLAVPVCPTDSIPRVKKYFDDVFCYEKSDSPFFAVGAFYEDFHQVSDQEMFFIIEEAKKDGLFYI; encoded by the coding sequence ATGTTTAGAGATAGAGAAGAGGCGGGAAAATTACTTAGCGAGCTTTTAAAGAAATATGGCGTTGATAAGGAAAATACTGTTATTTTAGCCATTCCGAGAGGCGGTGTTCCGGTTGCTTATGAAGTTTCTAAAAAGCTTGGGATACCATTTTCGTTGGTTATTACTAAGAAATTAGCTCCTCTTAGAGAGCCTGAAGCAGCATTTGGAGCAATTGCACCAGACGGAAGTCAAGTAATAGATGAAGTCTATATGAAATATATGGGAGTATCCTCCTCAGAGCTTGAAATTGTAAGAGAAAATGCATTAAAAGAGATAAAAAACAGGATTATAAAATATCTAAACGGAAAAGATCCAAGCTTAGAAGGTAAAGATGTTATTATAATTGATGATGGAATAGCTACAGGATATACAGCAATAGCTGCATCGATGTACGTAAAAAATAAAGGTGCTAATAATGTATACCTTGCTGTTCCGGTATGTCCGACAGATAGCATTCCAAGAGTAAAGAAATATTTTGATGATGTATTTTGCTATGAAAAATCGGATTCTCCTTTTTTTGCAGTAGGTGCATTTTATGAAGATTTCCATCAAGTAAGCGACCAAGAGATGTTTTTTATCATTGAAGAAGCCAAAAAGGATGGATTATTTTATATTTAA
- a CDS encoding DUF3365 domain-containing protein: MKKLSFLVAAGLLLGCTTTQTVQVPQEKEPKIKEIGEATSMKLLKTLKGELLNAMQQGGPDQAVEVCSKKAMTLTKQIENETGYSIKRTTFKYRNPANKPDKYEEEALKYFEEAIKTGKMPAYYVQAIKEDNKVVYRYYKPLKVEGLCLTCHGDPSLMDPNLVKKIKNLYPTDMAVGYKEGDFRGVVRVSIPEDKLK, encoded by the coding sequence ATGAAAAAGTTATCATTTCTAGTAGCAGCTGGGTTATTGCTTGGTTGTACAACAACACAAACAGTTCAAGTACCACAAGAAAAAGAGCCAAAAATAAAAGAAATTGGTGAAGCAACATCTATGAAACTGCTTAAAACATTAAAAGGTGAGCTTTTAAATGCAATGCAACAAGGGGGACCAGACCAAGCTGTAGAGGTTTGTTCTAAAAAAGCTATGACTTTGACAAAGCAAATAGAAAATGAAACAGGTTATAGCATAAAAAGAACTACTTTTAAATACAGAAACCCAGCTAACAAACCAGACAAATATGAAGAAGAAGCATTAAAGTACTTTGAAGAAGCAATCAAAACAGGTAAAATGCCGGCTTACTATGTTCAGGCTATAAAAGAAGACAATAAAGTAGTTTACAGGTACTACAAACCTTTAAAAGTAGAAGGTTTGTGCTTAACATGTCATGGCGACCCGTCATTAATGGACCCAAACCTTGTTAAAAAGATTAAGAATTTATATCCTACAGATATGGCTGTGGGTTATAAAGAGGGAGACTTTAGAGGAGTTGTGAGAGTTTCTATTCCTGAGGATAAATTAAAGTAA
- a CDS encoding MFS transporter — protein MIKLRYSKKALIIINLITLLFTIFIEVYETLLPFILVNVFNASMFIVGIVEGSSEALSNLLKIFGGYVSDIKSRKNLIISGLGFLSLSNITIFIASKWQEVLFSSFLKSLSEGLLIPAKDFILSNTYKRSLGKIFALNKIFENFGEFLGILVALIISSYFVKFLSIKSIFLNFGFICVFFILILLTVNFDRKIKKERKEISWRIVYPELLLYFFVLSFVNLGYSFYILKVYEYLKSQSESIGIYLVFSIFLVIFTYLAGRLHDRVSLRIFLMIISILFFVSNLLIILNPIIGFLILAVAEAFLEIGIWATIGKKIKYRKGFVFGLYHFVVGIGSFISALIAGYIWDNFSSNYPFLISAFISLFSLGFIVRIKV, from the coding sequence ATGATAAAGTTGAGATATTCAAAGAAAGCTCTAATAATTATAAATTTAATAACTCTACTTTTTACTATTTTTATAGAAGTATATGAAACACTTTTGCCTTTTATTCTTGTAAATGTTTTTAATGCTTCAATGTTTATTGTTGGTATCGTAGAAGGTTCGAGCGAGGCTTTATCTAACTTGCTAAAAATTTTTGGCGGATATGTATCTGACATTAAAAGCAGGAAGAATTTGATTATTTCGGGTTTGGGCTTTTTATCTTTATCTAATATTACTATCTTTATAGCTTCGAAGTGGCAAGAAGTTTTGTTTTCTTCTTTTTTAAAAAGTTTAAGCGAGGGACTCTTAATTCCTGCAAAAGATTTTATTCTTTCGAATACTTATAAAAGAAGTTTAGGAAAGATTTTTGCTTTAAATAAAATTTTTGAGAATTTCGGAGAGTTTTTAGGTATTTTAGTTGCATTAATAATATCTTCTTATTTTGTTAAGTTTTTAAGTATAAAAAGCATTTTCTTAAATTTTGGGTTTATTTGTGTTTTCTTTATTTTAATTTTATTAACGGTAAACTTTGATAGAAAAATTAAAAAAGAAAGAAAAGAGATTTCATGGAGGATAGTCTATCCTGAACTTTTGCTGTATTTTTTTGTTTTATCTTTTGTGAATCTTGGCTATTCTTTTTATATTCTTAAAGTTTATGAATATTTAAAAAGTCAATCTGAGTCAATAGGTATTTATCTTGTCTTTAGTATCTTTCTTGTTATTTTTACTTACTTAGCCGGTAGGCTTCATGATAGAGTAAGTTTAAGAATTTTCTTGATGATTATAAGCATTTTGTTTTTTGTATCAAATTTATTAATAATTCTAAATCCTATTATTGGATTTTTAATTTTGGCTGTTGCAGAGGCATTTTTGGAAATAGGCATTTGGGCGACTATAGGAAAAAAGATAAAATACAGAAAAGGATTTGTTTTTGGTTTATATCATTTTGTTGTTGGTATTGGAAGCTTTATATCAGCATTGATTGCTGGATATATATGGGATAATTTTTCAAGCAATTATCCGTTTTTAATAAGTGCTTTTATTTCTTTGTTTTCTTTAGGTTTTATTGTTAGGATTAAAGTTTAA
- a CDS encoding ATP-binding protein, giving the protein MEKLGIVVGSTKPNRVNFLSNKPLRLGQFVILKYFDGDEEIRLLGMINKVERENKYIPEDIPNYEKIDRLIKESSSETKVKGEIQILGKIAERDNGITLEFQRTPPLPASEVLKPPKEILEKLFGSKGKNYIKIGKLLSEAEDVNVYIDINQIVLRHLAILAITGAGKSNTVSVLLDNIVNLKGTVVVFDFHGEYTRAEFRRDGKNVVNVIKPLVDPTTLDKKDFAKLIGIRENATTQYRYFKYAVDKVLRDLKDEKGDDWRRFVETESFFDRLIGELESWTDEEKSSPFKGKIREESLYEVINKIEDTMVDLSHIIKIGAKDLIENIRPGMVNVFDFSEVDEEVADALASNILKHSLIERKKAVRGSNSKIPNPILIVVEEAHILAGVKSDTDSKYWMTRIAREGRKFGLGLCVVTQRPKGLDKEILSQMNNMIILKLVEPEDQKHVQSASESLSSELMEYLPSLNPGEAIILGNMTKIPLLIKIDKAKGKIQGNDIPVVDKWLGSEEKVSKLEDLKDF; this is encoded by the coding sequence ATGGAAAAGCTTGGAATAGTTGTAGGTTCTACAAAACCAAACAGAGTTAATTTCTTATCTAATAAACCACTCAGACTTGGTCAGTTTGTGATTTTAAAATACTTTGATGGCGATGAAGAAATAAGGCTTCTTGGAATGATTAATAAAGTTGAAAGAGAAAATAAATATATTCCGGAAGATATTCCAAATTATGAAAAAATTGACAGATTGATAAAAGAAAGTTCAAGTGAGACAAAGGTTAAAGGAGAAATTCAAATTCTTGGAAAAATTGCAGAAAGGGATAACGGAATAACTCTTGAATTTCAAAGGACGCCTCCTCTTCCAGCATCAGAAGTTTTAAAGCCACCAAAAGAAATATTAGAAAAACTCTTTGGCTCAAAAGGAAAAAATTATATAAAAATTGGAAAGCTTTTAAGTGAAGCAGAAGATGTAAATGTGTATATTGATATTAATCAAATCGTTTTGAGACATCTTGCAATCCTTGCAATCACAGGAGCAGGAAAGTCTAACACAGTATCGGTACTACTTGACAATATAGTTAATTTAAAAGGAACTGTTGTTGTGTTTGATTTTCACGGAGAGTATACAAGAGCTGAATTTAGAAGAGATGGGAAAAATGTTGTAAATGTTATAAAACCTCTCGTTGACCCAACTACCCTTGATAAAAAAGATTTTGCAAAGCTAATAGGAATTAGAGAAAATGCAACTACTCAGTATAGATACTTTAAATATGCAGTTGATAAAGTATTAAGAGATTTAAAAGATGAAAAAGGCGATGATTGGAGAAGGTTTGTAGAGACTGAAAGTTTTTTTGACAGATTGATTGGTGAGCTTGAAAGTTGGACGGATGAAGAAAAATCATCTCCATTTAAAGGTAAAATCAGAGAAGAATCTCTTTATGAAGTTATAAATAAAATTGAAGATACAATGGTAGATCTAAGCCATATAATAAAAATTGGTGCAAAAGACCTTATAGAAAATATAAGACCGGGTATGGTAAATGTTTTTGACTTTTCAGAAGTTGATGAAGAAGTAGCAGATGCCCTTGCATCTAACATTTTAAAACATTCTTTAATAGAAAGAAAAAAAGCAGTAAGAGGAAGTAATAGCAAAATCCCAAACCCAATTTTAATCGTTGTTGAAGAAGCTCACATTCTTGCAGGTGTTAAATCTGACACAGACTCTAAATATTGGATGACAAGAATAGCAAGAGAAGGTAGAAAGTTTGGGCTTGGCTTATGCGTTGTTACACAAAGACCAAAAGGTTTAGATAAAGAAATTTTATCTCAGATGAACAATATGATAATACTAAAACTTGTTGAACCAGAAGACCAAAAACATGTTCAAAGTGCAAGTGAATCATTATCTTCTGAGCTTATGGAATACCTGCCATCTCTTAACCCAGGAGAAGCTATAATTCTTGGAAATATGACAAAAATTCCACTGTTAATTAAGATTGACAAAGCTAAAGGAAAAATACAAGGTAATGATATACCAGTTGTTGATAAATGGCTCGGTTCTGAAGAAAAAGTAAGTAAATTAGAAGATTTAAAGGACTTTTAA
- a CDS encoding GxxExxY protein: MKLKEQEELIIQKVINEILDSAKVVFQDLGEGWSEAVYQKAMEVELRERGIKYEEQRVLPIYYKDKYVVGEGIPDLIILIELESGKRVHIIIELKTDTDIKEDHKIQTQKYIKALKKSLSSEKDIVYPVGFIINFIKPSKEKLGEEIMELQVDDSMIQWLKVNVEI, translated from the coding sequence ATGAAACTAAAAGAGCAAGAAGAATTAATCATTCAAAAAGTTATTAATGAAATTTTAGATTCTGCTAAAGTTGTTTTTCAAGATTTAGGAGAAGGTTGGAGTGAAGCAGTTTATCAGAAAGCTATGGAAGTTGAACTTAGAGAAAGAGGTATAAAATACGAAGAACAAAGGGTTTTACCGATTTATTATAAAGATAAATATGTGGTAGGTGAGGGAATACCGGACCTAATTATCCTGATTGAGTTAGAAAGTGGTAAAAGAGTGCATATTATAATTGAATTAAAAACTGATACGGATATCAAAGAAGACCATAAGATACAAACACAAAAATATATTAAAGCTCTAAAGAAAAGTTTATCATCAGAAAAAGACATTGTTTATCCAGTAGGTTTTATCATAAATTTCATTAAACCTTCAAAGGAAAAATTAGGTGAAGAAATAATGGAGCTTCAAGTTGATGATTCCATGATACAGTGGCTAAAAGTTAATGTTGAGATTTAA
- a CDS encoding IS256 family transposase, which yields MDKKEYFEKILDRSTEELVKELFPNGITTQEEKIGIRKLLESVVELIMNQERNFFLENDEDNKANGYYERSLNTGSFKLNINVPRDRKGRFRPQILPDPYKRVNEDYINLLMSLVSNGYSESKIDSTLKSLGLNYSKQHMDKIKKELIERLNDFKTRELPSDAFVLYIDAYHCDIKEKNKIRKASVYVVLGIDLQGNKDIFGFYTFFSSENKADWIKVFNDLIDRGLKRVMLIVSDDFPGITKAIETLFPYTDHQLCLVHLQRNVRNQMDKEDSQVFNKELKNIKENSLDYEDGLEKLDDLCGRFKSKYPSFIKHIQSNKERYLCFLKYPENLRKHIYTTNPVESVNSMIEKVRINLGGYFQSVDILEINLLIQRDNLKNGKWKKPIPAFKGVSYEILQLFNKKFSIQTQNY from the coding sequence ATGGATAAGAAAGAATACTTTGAAAAAATATTAGACAGATCTACCGAAGAATTAGTAAAAGAACTTTTCCCAAACGGTATAACAACTCAAGAAGAAAAGATAGGTATAAGAAAGCTTTTAGAATCTGTTGTGGAACTGATTATGAATCAGGAAAGAAATTTCTTCCTTGAAAATGATGAAGACAACAAAGCAAACGGATATTATGAAAGAAGCCTAAATACTGGTTCTTTCAAGCTTAACATAAATGTCCCAAGAGATAGAAAGGGTAGATTTAGACCACAAATATTACCTGACCCTTACAAAAGAGTTAATGAAGATTACATAAACCTTCTTATGAGTTTAGTATCCAATGGATACTCAGAAAGCAAGATAGATTCTACATTAAAAAGCTTGGGCTTAAACTACTCAAAACAACATATGGATAAAATCAAAAAAGAGCTTATAGAAAGACTTAATGATTTTAAAACAAGAGAGCTTCCATCGGATGCATTTGTACTGTATATAGACGCATATCACTGTGATATAAAAGAGAAAAACAAAATCAGAAAGGCTTCTGTCTATGTAGTTCTTGGAATAGATTTACAAGGAAATAAAGATATATTTGGATTTTATACATTTTTCAGTAGTGAAAATAAAGCAGACTGGATAAAAGTATTCAATGATTTAATAGATAGAGGACTAAAAAGGGTAATGCTTATAGTAAGTGATGATTTTCCTGGGATAACAAAAGCCATAGAAACACTATTTCCTTATACAGACCATCAGCTATGTTTAGTCCATTTACAAAGAAACGTTAGAAATCAGATGGATAAAGAAGATTCACAAGTATTTAACAAAGAACTGAAAAACATAAAAGAAAACAGCTTAGATTATGAAGATGGATTAGAAAAATTAGATGATTTATGCGGTAGATTTAAGTCTAAATATCCAAGCTTTATAAAACATATTCAATCTAACAAAGAGAGATACTTATGTTTTTTAAAATATCCAGAAAATCTAAGAAAGCACATATACACAACAAATCCAGTTGAAAGTGTTAATAGCATGATAGAAAAGGTAAGAATAAATTTAGGTGGATATTTTCAATCTGTGGACATTCTTGAGATAAATCTGCTTATACAAAGAGACAATTTAAAGAATGGAAAATGGAAAAAGCCTATACCTGCTTTTAAAGGAGTCTCTTATGAAATTTTACAATTGTTTAATAAAAAGTTTTCAATCCAGACACAAAATTATTGA
- a CDS encoding plasma-membrane proton-efflux P-type ATPase, translated as MNEYKGLTEIEAKKKIETYGLNEIKEEKKTVFALIFQKFWGPIPWILELTIIITLLLKKYPDSIAIFILLVFNAFVSFFYELSSFNALNLLKKHLSIKAKVLRDSTWKEIDSKFLTVGDIVSLQKGFAVPADVKILEGVIMVDQSSITGESLSKSLKSGDVAFMGSFVLKGDAIGEVINIGENTFFGKSAKLLKEAKTKSQLEQIVFNLVKYLFIFGVVLMILIFIISLSEGSNLLEFLPVMVIMLIPIIPAALPAAFTLTTALGAKELVKEGVLVNKLSALESAASMDVLCTDKTGTITKNKISIEKIIPFGSYSEKDVLCYAAIASDIKEKDPIEEAIFNKLSEKCYQYEKVSFEPFEPSKKYSYAIVKENTRVIKVYKGSPKVAPISNKAEEEVYKNMAKSGLRVLAVWIDIDGIQKNVGFIGFLDPPREDSKELIAEIKNLGIDIKMITGDTKETALYIAKIVGINDNACEAKNIKDSCGVFAEVLPEDKFNIVKVLQNSGHTVGMTGDGLNDAPAIKQADVGIAVANATDVAKDAASIVLTNEGLVNIKSAIIISRKIYQRLLTYIFTKTIRVFTITLTIFFFYLTTKEFILTTKMLISLIFYNDFLTLSLATDNVGYSKKPDKWDIKKISIVSLMFGIFSFVSILAGVYLIGYKIFNLNLESLRTITFLALVLNIPLSIFSLRVRDSGVKIMLCLNKIIRRSSNG; from the coding sequence ATGAACGAGTATAAAGGGTTAACTGAAATCGAGGCTAAAAAGAAGATCGAGACTTATGGATTAAATGAGATTAAAGAGGAGAAAAAAACTGTTTTTGCATTAATTTTTCAGAAATTTTGGGGACCAATTCCATGGATTTTAGAATTAACTATAATAATTACTCTCTTACTTAAAAAATACCCAGATTCTATAGCTATATTTATACTTCTTGTTTTTAATGCTTTTGTATCATTTTTTTATGAGTTAAGTTCTTTTAATGCATTGAATCTGTTAAAAAAGCATCTTAGCATAAAAGCCAAGGTGCTTAGAGATAGTACGTGGAAAGAAATTGATTCTAAATTTCTGACTGTTGGGGACATAGTGAGCCTTCAAAAAGGTTTTGCAGTTCCGGCTGATGTAAAAATTTTAGAGGGGGTTATTATGGTAGATCAATCAAGCATAACAGGTGAATCTTTATCTAAAAGCTTAAAATCTGGAGATGTTGCGTTTATGGGGTCTTTTGTTTTAAAAGGAGATGCTATTGGTGAAGTTATAAACATAGGAGAAAATACATTTTTCGGAAAATCTGCAAAATTATTAAAAGAAGCTAAGACAAAAAGCCAATTAGAACAGATTGTTTTTAATCTTGTTAAATATTTATTCATTTTTGGCGTTGTTTTGATGATTTTAATCTTTATTATCTCTCTATCAGAGGGGAGTAATTTGCTGGAATTCCTGCCTGTGATGGTAATTATGTTAATTCCAATAATACCTGCTGCACTGCCGGCTGCATTTACGCTTACCACCGCTTTAGGTGCAAAGGAGCTTGTTAAAGAGGGAGTTCTTGTTAATAAATTATCTGCCTTAGAATCTGCAGCTTCTATGGACGTTCTTTGTACAGATAAAACAGGAACTATCACGAAAAATAAAATTTCAATAGAAAAAATAATACCGTTTGGAAGCTACAGTGAAAAGGATGTATTGTGTTATGCTGCTATTGCATCCGACATAAAGGAAAAAGACCCGATTGAAGAGGCAATTTTTAATAAATTAAGCGAGAAATGCTATCAATATGAAAAAGTAAGCTTTGAACCTTTTGAACCCTCTAAAAAATATTCTTATGCAATCGTCAAGGAAAACACTAGAGTGATTAAGGTTTATAAAGGTTCTCCAAAAGTGGCTCCTATTTCCAACAAAGCTGAGGAAGAAGTTTATAAAAATATGGCTAAAAGCGGACTTAGAGTGTTAGCAGTTTGGATAGATATAGATGGTATCCAAAAAAATGTAGGATTTATAGGTTTTTTAGACCCACCGAGAGAAGACTCTAAAGAGTTGATTGCAGAAATTAAAAACTTAGGCATAGATATTAAAATGATAACTGGAGATACAAAAGAAACTGCTTTGTATATAGCCAAAATTGTTGGAATAAACGATAATGCCTGCGAAGCAAAAAATATTAAAGACTCTTGTGGAGTTTTTGCTGAAGTTCTACCTGAAGATAAATTTAATATTGTTAAAGTTCTTCAAAATTCAGGTCATACGGTGGGGATGACTGGGGATGGTTTAAACGATGCTCCTGCTATCAAACAGGCTGACGTTGGTATAGCCGTTGCGAATGCAACAGATGTGGCAAAGGATGCCGCTTCAATCGTACTAACTAACGAGGGTTTAGTAAATATCAAGTCTGCAATAATAATTTCAAGAAAAATTTATCAAAGACTCTTGACGTATATTTTTACTAAAACGATCAGGGTTTTTACTATAACTTTAACGATTTTTTTCTTCTATCTAACGACAAAAGAATTTATCTTGACTACAAAAATGCTGATTTCGCTAATATTTTACAATGATTTCCTTACTTTATCACTGGCAACAGACAACGTAGGATACTCTAAAAAGCCCGATAAATGGGACATTAAGAAAATTTCTATAGTATCATTAATGTTTGGTATATTTAGCTTTGTTAGTATCTTAGCCGGCGTTTATTTGATTGGCTATAAGATATTTAATTTAAATTTAGAAAGCTTGAGAACTATTACTTTTTTAGCCTTGGTTCTAAATATTCCGTTAAGTATTTTCTCTCTCAGAGTTAGAGATTCGGGAGTTAAAATAATGTTGTGTCTAAATAAAATTATAAGGAGGAGTAGTAATGGATAA
- a CDS encoding ferredoxin: MKVKVQVDKDLCTACALCYDEVPEVYEDSGDGIAQVKAEVGGDGAIIEGELAQRVLEVTEECPSGALVTEVIEE; this comes from the coding sequence ATGAAGGTAAAAGTTCAAGTAGACAAAGACCTTTGCACAGCTTGCGCACTCTGCTATGACGAAGTTCCAGAAGTTTATGAAGACTCTGGAGATGGAATTGCACAAGTTAAAGCTGAAGTTGGTGGTGATGGTGCTATCATCGAAGGCGAATTAGCTCAAAGAGTATTAGAAGTTACAGAAGAATGCCCATCTGGTGCATTAGTAACGGAAGTTATAGAAGAGTGA